The Arctopsyche grandis isolate Sample6627 chromosome 5, ASM5162203v2, whole genome shotgun sequence genome includes a window with the following:
- the mRpL27 gene encoding mitochondrial ribosomal protein L27, which produces MSLLSSFAECFHKLPRLPFTDFVRFASKKSGTSTKNTNCKVRPKHRGWKVTEGQFVRQGKLLATQYTLRFHPGLNVGIGSNKTLFAIIPGKVLITCETVKPNMEHNWMKRSYAGREGSIVYKKYFHVIPDPQHTQFKMIDQI; this is translated from the exons ATGTCTCTTTTATCATCTTTTGCTGAATGTTTTCATAAATTACCTCGCCTTCCATTTACAG ATTTCGTTAGATTTGCCAGTAAGAAATCAGGCACAAGTACCAAAAATACCAATTGTAAAGTCAGGCCTAAGCACCGTGGTTGGAAAGTGACTGAAGGACAATTTGTCCGACAAGGAAAATTGCTAGCCACACAATACACTCTGCGTTTTCACCCAGGActtaat GTTGGTATCGGAAGTAACAAAACATTATTCGCAATTATACCCGGAAAGGTCTTGATAACTTGCGAAACAGTAAAACCTAATATGGAACACAACTGGATGAAACGATCTTACGCTGGACGTGAAGGCTCAATTGTGTACAAAAAGTACTTCCACGTCATACCAGATCCACAGCATACACAATTCAAAATGATCGATCAAATATAA